The sequence GTCCCGCCGCCGTGAGATCCAGAAGCTGCGCGAGCGGATCGAGCGGACGACCGAGGAGATCTACGCGAACCTCTCCCCCTGGCAGAAGACGCTCGTCGCCCGCCACCCGCAGCGCCCCTATCCGCTCGATTACATCCAGGCGCTCACCCGCGATTTCGTCGAGATCCACGGGGACCGGCGCTTCTCCGACGACGAGGCGATCGTCGCGGGGCTCGCGGTCTTCGGAGACCGTCCGATCGCCGTGATCGGCCACCAGAAGGGCCGCGACACGAAGGAGAAGATCCGACGGAACTTCGGCATGCCGCGGCCGGACGGGTACCGGAAGGCGCTCCGGGTCATGAAGCTCGCCGAGAAGTTCCGGCGTCCGGTCCTGACGCTGATCGACACCTCGGGGGCGTATCCCGGAATCGACGCGGAGGAGCGCGGCCAGGCGGAAGCGATCGCGACGAACATCTACGAGATGTCCCGTCTCGCGGTGCCGATCGTCGTCGCCGTCACCGGGGAAGGGGGGTCGGGCGGC is a genomic window of Thermoanaerobaculia bacterium containing:
- a CDS encoding acetyl-CoA carboxylase carboxyltransferase subunit alpha, coding for MQSEESQFEEPIIKLRRRLEELEALPDDGSRRREIQKLRERIERTTEEIYANLSPWQKTLVARHPQRPYPLDYIQALTRDFVEIHGDRRFSDDEAIVAGLAVFGDRPIAVIGHQKGRDTKEKIRRNFGMPRPDGYRKALRVMKLAEKFRRPVLTLIDTSGAYPGIDAEERGQAEAIATNIYEMSRLAVPIVVAVTGEGGSGGALALGVGDRILMLEHSVYSVISPEGCAAILWKDAARKKDAAEAMKITSGDLKGLGVIDEIVPEPAGGAHADPGAAAQALGETVSRGFDDLSTLSPEDLLAARYAKFRGMGWFETVG